One genomic segment of Cryptomeria japonica unplaced genomic scaffold, Sugi_1.0 HiC_scaffold_182, whole genome shotgun sequence includes these proteins:
- the LOC131057723 gene encoding putative germin-like protein 2-3, whose translation MAGDSDPLQDFCVADEESKVLVNGFVCKDPMQVSADDFFFRGLGQAGNTDNDVGSNVTMANVKQIPGLNTLGISLVRIDYAVGGINPPHTHPRATEVLVLLEGQLLVGFIDTNNKFFSKTLEKGDVFVFPKALVHFQQNVGHENAVAISALSSQLPGVQTIANSLFAADPPLPDSVLAKAFRITQEVVDYIQKKFA comes from the exons ATGGCAGGGGATTCCGATCCCTTGCAAGATTTCTGCGTTGCAGATGAGGAAAGCAAAG TTTTGGTGAACGGGTTCGTTTGCAAAGACCCAATGCAAGTTTCAGCAGACGACTTCTTCTTCCGGGGACTTGGGCAGGCAGGGAACACCGACAATGATGTGGGCTCCAACGTAACGATGGCGAACGTTAAACAGATACCAGGCCTCAATACGTTGGGAATATCGTTGGTCCGCATCGACTACGCAgtgggtggaataaatcctcctcacacacacccaagagccaccgaagttcttgttttactggaaggccagcttcttgtgggtttcattgacaccaacaacaagtttttcagcaaaacgttggagaagggagatgtgtttgtgtttccaaaggcacttgtgcatttccagcagaatgtggggCATGAAAATGCGGTGGCCATATCTGCATTGAGCAGCCAGCTTCCGGGAGTTCAGACAATCGCCAACTCTCTGTTTGCAGCGGATCCTCCTCTCCCAGATTCCGTATTGGCCAAGGCCTTCCGCATCACACAGGAAGTTGTGGATTACATTCAGAAGAAATTCGCATAA
- the LOC131057722 gene encoding putative germin-like protein 2-1: MANRMIYFTLGLFLLICCYSDRVMAGDSDPLQDFCVADEESKVLVNGFVCKDPMQVSADDFFFRGLGQAGNTDNDVGSNVTMANVKQIPGLNTLGISLVRIDYAVGGINPPHTHPRATEVLVLLEGQLLVDFIDTNNKFFSKTLEKGDVFVFPKALVHFQQNVGHENAVAISALSSQLPGVQTIANSLFAADPPLPDSVLAKAFRITQEVVDYIQKKFA; this comes from the exons ATGGCTAACCGAATGATTTACTTCACACTGGGACTTTTTCTGTTGATATGTTGTTACAGCGACAGGGTCATGGCAGGGGATTCCGATCCCTTGCAAGATTTCTGCGTTGCAGATGAGGAAAGCAAAG TTTTGGTGAACGGGTTCGTTTGCAAAGACCCAATGCAAGTTTCAGCAGACGACTTCTTCTTCCGGGGACTTGGGCAGGCAGGGAACACCGACAATGATGTGGGCTCCAACGTAACGATGGCGAACGTTAAACAGATACCAGGCCTCAATACGTTGGGAATATCGTTGGTCCGCATCGACTACGCAgtgggtggaataaatcctcctcacacacacccaagagccaccgaagttcttgttttactggaaggccagcttcttgtggatttcattgacaccaacaacaagtttttcagcaaaacgttggagaagggagatgtgtttgtgtttccaaaggcacttgtgcatttccagcagaatgtggggCATGAAAATGCGGTGGCCATATCTGCATTGAGCAGCCAGCTTCCGGGAGTTCAGACAATCGCCAACTCTCTGTTTGCAGCGGATCCTCCTCTCCCAGATTCCGTATTGGCCAAGGCCTTCCGCATCACACAGGAAGTTGTGGATTACATTCAGAAGAAATTCGCATAA